The Streptomyces sp. TLI_105 DNA segment GGCGACGGCCGACCCGCTCGCCCAGCTCGGCGATCCCGATCCGCCGGATCTCCCGGGCGGTGAACCGGACGACCGGCGGCGTCTGGTCGTCCTCCCGGTCGCCGATCTGGATCACGTCCTCGTCGGGGACCAGGGGGCGGCCCACCCCGGGCCAGTGGGTGAGGAGCAGTTCGCCCCGGCCGGTGGCCAGGGCGAGGTCCATTCCGGCGGCCGAGCCGAGGGACGTGCTCATGTCGTGGTTGCCGGGGTGCCGGAAGTCGCTGTGTCCGTCGAGGTGGACCAGGCCGCAGCGTCCCTGGTGCCGGGCGCCCAGGAGGCAGCCGAGCAGGACGCTGCAGTCGCCGCCGACCACGACCGGGAACCGGGAGGCGGCCAGCGCGGCCCGTACCGCGTCGCCGAGCAGCAGCGTGTGCTCGCGGAGGGTCACGCCGTTGCGGACGCGGGTCGCGGGCTGCGGATCGAACGCGTACGGCGGACGGTCGAGCTCCACCACCCGGTCCGGCCGCAGCCGTTCCGCCAGACCCGCCGACAGCAGTGCGTCCGGGGCCCGCCAGGCGCCGGGCTCGTGCCCCGGCGCGGGCGGTCGCAGCCCGAGGTTCCAGGGGGCGGTGATGATCTCGACGGCGGCAGCCATGAGCGCTCCTCGCATCCGAACCGGATTCCAACCGGGTAACATCAGTACACTGGTTGGATGGACGGAGCAAGGCCGGGCAGGCGCACGAAAGGCGGCCAGACGTGACGGGAACCATCCAGCCGCACCCCTTCCACCCCCGTGACCTGGTCGGCGGGCACCCCGTCATCGACCTCCTGAACACGGTCACGGCGCGGAACGCGGAGCCGGTCGACTGGCTCGACGCGTACCCCCGCCTGCTGGAATGGGCCGGCCTCACCGGCCATTTCACCCCCGCCGACCTCACGGCCCTGCGGCAGCTCGCCGAGACCGAGCCCGCCCGGGCCGAACGCGCCCTGACCCGCGTCCGCGAGCTGCGCGAGGCCCTTCACGACCTGATCACGGCCCTCGCCCACGGCGCCCCGGCCCCCGCGGAGGCGGTCGCCCGGGTGGAGGACCACTGGAAGCACGCGGCGGCCCACGCCCGCCTCACCGCCCACGGGGCCACCCCCGGACTCCACGTCACCGTCGAGGCGTCGGGCCTCGACCTCCCCCGCCACGCACTCGCCCTCCAGGCCCTCGACCTGCTCCGCACGCTCCCGAACGACCGCACCCGCGTCTGCCCCGGCCACCGATGCGGCTGGCTGTTCCTCGACACCTCCCGAGCCGGCCGCCGCCGCTGGTGCTCCATGGCCACCTGCGGCAACTCCGCCAAGGGCCGGACCCACTACGCGCGCAAACGAGCCGGCGAAGGACAGGGCGAGCCCTGACGGGCCCGCACGACGAAGGCCCGGATCGTCGATCCGGGCCTTCGCCCCGACGGGGGGCACACCCCTCCGGGGGTCTCGGCGGGTGTCAGCGCACGGTGAACGGCGCCAGGTGGGTCGTGGTGTCCGCCCCGCTGATGGGCCGGGGCCCCGGGGAGGTCAGGCGTCGAAGGGAAGGCGCGGTCGGCTCATTCCGGTGCCGGGGGCTGCGGTTCGGCAGCCGCGCGGCGGTATTCGGCGTTGATGCGCTGGGCTTCTTCGAGCTGGTCTTCCAGGACGATGATGCGGCAGGCGGCCTCGATGGGGGTGCCCTGGTCGACGAGTTCCCGGGCCCGGGCGGCGATGCGCAGCTGGTAGCGGGAGTAGCGCCGGTGGCCGCCCTCGGAGCGCAGCGGGGTGATCAGCCGGGCTTCACCGAGGGCGCGGAGGAACCCGGGTGTCGTACCGAGCATCTCGGCGGCCCTGCCCATGGTGTAGGCGGGGTAGTCGTCATCGTCGAGACGGCCGATCGAATCGTCTGCTGTCATTCTCATCTCTCTGGAGCGCGGTCGCGGAGGTCCGGTACGGGCGCCCACGCAGCGAGCACCGGAAGACGTACGCAAGCCGCTCGGGCTCGGAACAGCGCCACGAGTCGTCAGGCCCTCGCCCTTGTCGCGCGTGATCCGGCCCGGAACCTCTCCGGCGGGCCTTCCGGTGCACGCGTCGGCGGTCCGACACGTTCACCGAGGGCAATGCTGCCATCCCCACCGCTGGATCTGCTCCCCCGTCCCGGCGCCGCTCGGCCCTGCCCGCGGCGTGGCGCTCCTCCCGGGGCCCCTGGGCGCTCCCGAAGCCGTGCGGCGATCGCGGACGTCGGCGCCCGGACGGTGGGCGGTTCCAGCTGCTCCGACCACCGAGCCCGCACGGAACGCAAGGAGGGCCCGACCGGTGCGCACCGGTCGGGCCCTCCTTTCCAGACGACGGGCGTCTGTCCGCCGCTCAGACCGCCGTGGGCGTGTCGAGCAGGGCGGACGCCCGCTGGACCGGGTCGACGGCGATCGCGGGGGACGCCGCGGAGTGCGTACGGCAGGTGAAGCCGAGCCGGGTCATGGCCCGGACGACCTCGTGGGCGGTGAAGTCCCGGCGGTCCTGGCGCGTGATGACGGCGCCGACCTGCTTGGCGGGATACTCGCGGCGCCCGATGACCACGGACTCGCCGGTGACGGGTTCGGGCTTGACGCCCTTCATCGTTTCCAGGACACCGTTCTTGGTCAGCTCGAACGGGAAGCGGGCGATGACGCAGCGCATGGGACCTCGCAGAGGGAAGGAAGCGGATGGGGCCGGTACGGCGGCGCGGTGGCCGGCCCGGGAGCCCCGGAGCACGGCGGTGGGGTGGAGCCCTTCACGACCGCGAGGGCCACCCCGACGGTCATGCCGGCCCAGACGTGAGGTTCCGCCGCGTCGGTCCGGGAGACCATCGGTCGCGTGCGTGCTGTTCATGCGGAACCTTCCTCGACACGGTGCGCATCAAGGAATTCTCCGCGGGCGAAGAGCGGTGGGAGAATTCCGGGACGGCGCCGAAGGGGGCATGAAAGTCGAACGGGCGTGAAAGTCGAACGGGGAATGAAAGTCGACGCGGCGGCCGGTGCGACCGTCGATCGCGAGCTGCGAAAGACGGGCCTGGTGGCCGAGTGGGAGATCCAGGTCGCTCGCGGCGCGGGTTCGGACCCGGATCCGGAGAATTCGTCCTGCGGCGGCGCGGGAGGCATATGCGGCTGGGGCCCGCACCCCGAAGGATGCGGGCCCCAGCTACGTGGTGCGCGTCAGCGTCAGGCCGGAACGATGTTCTCGGCCGTCGGGCCCTTCTGGCCCTGCGCGATGTCGAACTGGACCTTCTGGCCTTCCTGGAGCTCACGGAAGCCCTGGGCGGCGATGTTCGAGTAGTGGGCGAAGACGTCGGGGCCGCCGCCGTCCTGCTCGATGAAGCCGAAGCCCTTTTCAGCGTTGAACCACTTCACGGTGCCAGTAGCCATGTCATATCTCCTTTGAGGCTCATCGGCAATCCGCACTGCGCGGATGCCGTGTCGCCGCGATGATTACCCCGCCGGAGAGACCGGAGACGAAAAAGCACTCCCAGCCTTTGAGGCTCGGCCGGAGGTGCTTGAAGTTTTTGGGAACCACAACTGCAACTGAAATCGAGACTAGCACGCGGCCTCGGCCGGCGTCGGTTAAACGGGGCAGCTATTTCTGTGCGGTAAAAATCCTGACCGTGCCGCCCCTCACACCCTCATGTCGCCGATGCAGATACGGGGCCGTCCGAAAGGGGCGTCCGGAGCGGTCGTCACCACGGGAGGAGGGGGCGGCGGCATCGTCCCGGCCGGGCCCCGTCGCGTCGCTCGCGGTGGGCGAAGGCGGCGGACTCCCGGGACACGGCCCCGCACGACAGGCTTCCGTCTGCCCGGGGAGAAGGAATGCCAGGTCGGAGCAGGGAGAAAAACTGTCACGGCGAAGGTAGACATTCACCTCTCCTCGTCCTACTGTTGTTGCTGTACCTAGGAAGTCCCCGTGGGCTCGGCGGAAACGAACGGCCGAGCGAGCAGATGTGCAGGACGCGGCCGAAGAGGCCGCGAGCGGTATCGGAAGTGACAGTACGGAGAGGCACCGAGAGTAAGGAGCGGAACGCCATCAGGATCGCCCGGGCGAGGGATCGAGCCGCCCGGGTACCGCAGGCCCCGATGGGAAGGTGGTCCCCGGTCACACATCCGCGATCCCCGCAGCCCCGCCCCGACGGGCGGAACCTGCGGACACAGAAGGCCGGCACAGCCGGCCGGTAGATGGTGCAGGAAGCTCGGGGCCCGGGTGCCGTCACGGCACCCGGGCCCCCTACACGTTTTCCGGAAGAAGAGGCCTATGCCCCCTGGCAGTTCCCGCCCCGCCGACCATCTCGACGACGACGACTACCCCGCCTACACGATGGGCAGGGCCGCCGAGATGGTGGGCACCACCCCCGCCTTCCTCCGCGCCCTCGGTGAACACCGCCTGATCACCCCGCTGCGCTCCGAGGGCGGTCACCGGCGTTACTCCCGCTACCAGCTGCGCATCGCGGCCCGCGCCCGGGAACTCGTCGACCAGGGCACCCCGATCGAGGCCGCCTGCCGCATCATCGTGCTCGAGGACCAGCTCGAAGAAGCCCAGCGCATCAACGAGCGACTGCGCGGCCAGGGCCACGGGGCGGGCGCGCACGGCACTCCCTGACCGGGGCGGACTCACGACCGGGGCCGTTCTCTCTCATGCTCCGGGGCGGGTCAGAATTCCTCGGCGTGGGGGCCGGTGCCGCTCGGGGGCCTGCTGGCGGCCAGCCAGGACCGGGCCGGCTCGGCGGCGTGCGTGGTGTCGACGGTGAGGTGGAGGCGGGTGCCTCCGCCTGGTGCGGGATAGCTCCGCTGCTCGCCGCCGGCGAAGCAGTGGCGGAGGATGTCGGCCACCATCCGGGCGGCATCCGGCGTGGCGGCGACGATGCGGACTTCGGCGTGCCCCGGTGCCGGCAGGGCTTCCGGGCCGTTGCGGTCCAAGGCGGCACCGTCCTTTCACCAGGGAGGCGCCTCGGGCGGTCCGAGCGGGGCGGTCCCGCTCCCCGACACGTCCACCGTACGTCCGGCGGCGCCGGGCGTGTGCGTACGGCCCCTGACCCGGAGGAACCGCCTTCGAAGCCAGGTCCGGTCGACGCCCCTCCAGCCCCGCCGCCGCCTTCCTGTCCCTGCTGCGCACGGGCCTCACGGCGCCGGTGCCCGACTGACCTGCGAAGGATCGCGACGAGGAGCTCGCGGGGCCGCGGGCCGGCCTGGAAGCGGGACCGGTCGTGCGGCTCCTCGCGTCTCGGCCTGGTCTTGTGAACGCGGCGCAGCGGTGACGATCGAGACGGAACATGGCGCCGCTCGTGCTCGCCAGGCGGTCCGGCCGCGCAGGTGGCCCAGCCGGCTCGCGCGGAATTGGCCTCTGAAATGGGGCAGTTGGGCAGTAGCGTAGGCGCAATGACAACACGATCTACGTCGGTCGACCAGCCCGTATCCATAGCCTTGGCCGAGGCGCCGATGCGTCAGGCCCGTAACTCCGCCGCCCTGTGGACCGCGACCGGCCGATCCCGGGGACATGAGGTCATCCGGCGCCGCGGATTCGTCGCGGTCGACGGCGACGTGCGCGCCGGCCTGCGGATCCTGATCCAGGAGCCGGACCTCGACCCGGGCGAACTGGCCGAGTTGAGCGAGCTGGTGCGCCGAGCCGCAGGCCCGGTGAACGCCGAGGATCCGTTCGGTTCGACCGACCTGAGCCACCTGGGCATGCGCAGCTGGCAGATGCCGGTCATGCTGCGCCGGCCCGGGCCCGTCGACGCACCGGCGCTGGACGTGATCCGGGTACGGCGGCCCGAGGACCTCCAGGCGGCCGAGCGGATCGTGATCGAGGGCTTCGAGCTGGCCGGATTCCAGCCCTACCGCCCCGGCGAGCTGTTCCCGGGGGCGCTGATCGAGCAGCCGGGCGTGGACGTGTTCCTCGCCACGCACGAGGGCGTGCCCGCGGGAGCCGGCGTCAGCGTCGTGGACGACGGCGTCGGCAGCCATTACTGGGTCGGCACCTCGCCGGCTTTCCGGTCGCGCGGCGTGGGGCGGGCCGTCATGCTCGGCTCCCTCGCCCACCTGGCGGACCTGCCGGTCACGCTCACCGCTTCGAAGCTGGGCAGGCCGCTGTACGAGTCGCTGGGGTACACCGTCGCGGCGCCCTCGACCTGGTGGGCCTCTCAGTGAGACCGCCGCGGTGAGGCACCACCGGTGCGAACCGTGATCGGCTCCTCGCCCGCGGGCCGCCAGTAGGGTCGGCCGTTATGACCGTCGCCCGTTCCGTTGCCCTGTTCGCCGTCGCCGCCCTCTTCGAGATCGGCGGCGCCTGGCTGGTGTGGCAGGGCATCCGCGAGCACAAGGGCTGGATCTGGATCGGCGCCGGCGTCATCGCCCTCGGCCTCTACGGGGTGGTGGCCACCTTCCAGTCCGCCGACGACTTCGGTCGCATCCTCGCCGCGTACGGCGGGATCTTCGTGGCCGGGTCGATCGCCTGGGGCATGGTCGCCGACGGCTACCGGCCCGACCGCTGGGACGTCATCGGCGCCCTGATCTGCCTCGCCGGAATGGCCGTGATCATGTACGCGCCCCGCGGCCACTGACCGGGCAGCGGCGCTTCGAGGCTGCCCCGGGCACGGCCGGGACGCGCTGTTCTTCGCCCGCGAGGGTTCACCGTCCTGAAGGGCACCCCTGGGGCGACGAGCTTCTGCTGCCCGTAGTCCTGGAGCAGGATCTGCACGTTCCGGCCCCCGATCCGGGCCACCGTGCCGGCGACGAAGGGGCCGACGCGGTCGGGCGGCAGCGCGTGCGCACCGTCCAGGATCGTTCCCAGGAGTCCCTCCCCGAAGCTCTCCGCGCGGTCGGGGACCCGGCCCCCGTGGCGTCCGACGGTCATCCGGAGCCTCCCAGCGGGCGGTGGACCGACGGCCTGGCACGGTGCCGACGTGCCGGCTCCGGCGGCATCGCGGTGCGGCTTCCAGGACGCTCCCCGGCGGCCGGGGCCGCCACGCGTGCCCGCCGGGGGCGAAGGGCCGCCGTACCGGCTCGTCGCCGTGTCCCGGAGTACGGTGAAGGGACGGGGCCCGCTCCCCCTCGCCGGTTCGGCAACAGCCGCGTACGGACCTGGGCAGCAGCGGCGCCACCCCCGTGGACGGGCGGATCTGTCATGACCGACGCCGGCATTCCCCCTGCACACCCCCGCCTGCTGCCGGACGCGGTCCACGAGGCCGTCGGCCCCGGCACGGCGCTGCTCCGGCTGGAGACGACACGGTCCCGGCAGGGCGTCCTCGACGGCGCGTGGTGGCCGCGCTCCCGGAACGTCGGGCAGGAGATCCCGCCGCTGGTCACCGTTCTGACCGAGTACCTCGGCCCCATCACCCGGGTCGGCCTGGACGCCTCCGCCTGGAACGGCATTCCGGCCCGCCTCATCGTCGACGGCCGGGTCGTACACCTCGACTCCTTCCCCGTCGGCGACGACACCGTCCTGATCACCCGGGGCGACAACGACCACTTCGCCCTCATGGTCGTCCCGCCGAACACGACGCCCGAGGCCGCCCGCACGGCCATGGCCCGCGCGGTCCGCGCCGACAACGTCACCCAGGCCGCCGAGATCCTCCTCGCCGAACTCCCCCGTCCGACGGAGGCGTCAGGGGATCCCGCCTGACCAGGGGGCAGGGTCCGGACGAGGCCGGGCCTGTCGCGGTCCGTCGCGGTCCGGAACGGTCGCGGAGTGCCCGTCATCTCGGACGAGCGCCGGACGGGGAGGGGAAGCGGCGCGAGCCCGTCTCAGGCCGAGGCGGGCGGCGCGGCCGCTTCGGCGGCGCGGCGGTGTTCGGCGTTGATGCGCTGGGCTTCTTCGAGCTGGTCTTCCAGGACGATGATGCGGCAGGCGGCCTCGATGGGGGTGCCTTGGTCGACGAGTTCCCGGGCGCGGGCGGCGATGCGCAGCTGGTAGCGGGAGTAGCGGCGGTGGCCGCCCTCGGAGCGGAGCGGGGTGATGAGACGGGCTTCGCCGATGGCGCGGAGGAAGCCCTGGGTGGTGCCGATCATCTCGGCGGCCCGGCCCATGGTGTAGGCGGGGTAGTCGTCGTCGTCGAGACGACCGTACGAGTCATCTGCTGTCATCTGCACCTCTCCGTGGAACACGTGAAGGGGCCCTGGTGCCGTACGGCACCAGGGCCCCGAAGGAACTACTACACCACTTGCCGGCCTTGATACCGCGCCGGCGTACTGCCGAACTTCCCGGTGCGCGCGTCCGCAGCCGACGCCTTCACCGGGGGTACTGCTCACCGACTTCACTGCGGGGTACTGCGCACTGCACGCGCGGGTACCGCGTCTGTCATGACCGCGGTCCCGCTCGCGGCGGCCCCTGATCACCGCGGGCCACCCGGTCCGGCCGTCAGTCCCGTCGCCGTCCTGCAACCACCCTGGCTTCGGGGCTCCACCGCCGTACCGTCCTGCGAACTGCAACTACCTGTACTGCTGGTACTGCTTGCCGGCAGTTCTTCTCTGCCAGGCCCTGCTGTCTCTCTGGGCTACGAGAGAAACCATAACCACGCCACTGCCCAATGTCTACTCCGGCCGATGTAGATTTTCCTGTGTCCGTTGGGCAGGTAATCGACCTCGAACGGTGAAGCGCAGGAGCCCGGCACGACCGGTTGGGGGGACGGGGCGGGCCGTGAATAGGATCGGCTTTCATGTCGAAGCCTGACGAGCTGCTCGTTGACGTCGCCGCGCTGGTGGAGTCCGGGCAGAGCAACCAGATGTCCCTGACCGTGGTCACCGGTGGCACTGTCATCACCGGTCGACTGGCACCCGAAGAGGTGTGGAGGCAGCGGGTCTCGGAGGTCCTGGCGGACTCCGCCCACCTGGGAGAGTTCTCCGCCGTCTTCACCGCCACGACGCGGAGGGACGGGCCGCCCGAGTACCTGCACTTCCACATGGCGCGGATCCTTCAGGGCATGGTGGGGATCCCGGAGACAGGCGGGATGTACCGCGTCTCGATCGCGGACGTCAGCGCTTGGACCATGGGCGACTTCAGCTACTCCGATCACTGACGTCGCGCCCCTGGAGGAACCGGCACACCGCTACGCCAGAGGGCCCGACCGGCAGGTGCCGGTCGGGCCCTCTGGGCTGCCCGGGCGTCAGCTCACGTTCGCCCGTGGGCTCCGGTCAGGCCGCCGCGTCGGCGGAACGCCGCGCGCCGGCGCGCCTCGCTGCCGAGGCGGGACCGCGTCGACCGCGGGAGGTCGCGCCGCGCTTGCGCTGCTCGGCGGGCGGCGCGGTGATCGTCACGGGGATGCCGGACGGGGTCCGCGCGCCGGTGATCCGGGCGAGTGCCTCCTCGCCCGAGCGGACCTGGGTGGTCTCGGGCACGATGCCGGCGGTCACCATGAGGCGGGACATGTCGCGGCGCTGGTTGGCGGTGACCAGGGTGACGACGCTGCCGGATTCGCCCGCCCGGGCGGTACGGCCGCCGCGGTGGAGGTAGTCCTTGTGGTCGGTCGGCGGATCCACGTTGACGACGAGGTCGAGGTGGTCGACGTGG contains these protein-coding regions:
- a CDS encoding arginase family protein, which codes for MAAAVEIITAPWNLGLRPPAPGHEPGAWRAPDALLSAGLAERLRPDRVVELDRPPYAFDPQPATRVRNGVTLREHTLLLGDAVRAALAASRFPVVVGGDCSVLLGCLLGARHQGRCGLVHLDGHSDFRHPGNHDMSTSLGSAAGMDLALATGRGELLLTHWPGVGRPLVPDEDVIQIGDREDDQTPPVVRFTAREIRRIGIAELGERVGRRLELRGLDRVWLHLDLDVLDERVLPAVDSPGRPGLDFARLAELVAGLVRTGRVVGLDVTVYDPELDPDGSYAAPLVDCLGSALTPLATVETPVETPV
- a CDS encoding CGNR zinc finger domain-containing protein translates to MTGTIQPHPFHPRDLVGGHPVIDLLNTVTARNAEPVDWLDAYPRLLEWAGLTGHFTPADLTALRQLAETEPARAERALTRVRELREALHDLITALAHGAPAPAEAVARVEDHWKHAAAHARLTAHGATPGLHVTVEASGLDLPRHALALQALDLLRTLPNDRTRVCPGHRCGWLFLDTSRAGRRRWCSMATCGNSAKGRTHYARKRAGEGQGEP
- a CDS encoding MerR family transcriptional regulator, which encodes MTADDSIGRLDDDDYPAYTMGRAAEMLGTTPGFLRALGEARLITPLRSEGGHRRYSRYQLRIAARARELVDQGTPIEAACRIIVLEDQLEEAQRINAEYRRAAAEPQPPAPE
- a CDS encoding SCO5918 family protein is translated as MRCVIARFPFELTKNGVLETMKGVKPEPVTGESVVIGRREYPAKQVGAVITRQDRRDFTAHEVVRAMTRLGFTCRTHSAASPAIAVDPVQRASALLDTPTAV
- a CDS encoding cold-shock protein, with translation MATGTVKWFNAEKGFGFIEQDGGGPDVFAHYSNIAAQGFRELQEGQKVQFDIAQGQKGPTAENIVPA
- a CDS encoding MerR family transcriptional regulator → MPPGSSRPADHLDDDDYPAYTMGRAAEMVGTTPAFLRALGEHRLITPLRSEGGHRRYSRYQLRIAARARELVDQGTPIEAACRIIVLEDQLEEAQRINERLRGQGHGAGAHGTP
- a CDS encoding GNAT family N-acetyltransferase, which codes for MTTRSTSVDQPVSIALAEAPMRQARNSAALWTATGRSRGHEVIRRRGFVAVDGDVRAGLRILIQEPDLDPGELAELSELVRRAAGPVNAEDPFGSTDLSHLGMRSWQMPVMLRRPGPVDAPALDVIRVRRPEDLQAAERIVIEGFELAGFQPYRPGELFPGALIEQPGVDVFLATHEGVPAGAGVSVVDDGVGSHYWVGTSPAFRSRGVGRAVMLGSLAHLADLPVTLTASKLGRPLYESLGYTVAAPSTWWASQ
- a CDS encoding YnfA family protein — encoded protein: MTVARSVALFAVAALFEIGGAWLVWQGIREHKGWIWIGAGVIALGLYGVVATFQSADDFGRILAAYGGIFVAGSIAWGMVADGYRPDRWDVIGALICLAGMAVIMYAPRGH
- a CDS encoding DUF5994 family protein — translated: MTDAGIPPAHPRLLPDAVHEAVGPGTALLRLETTRSRQGVLDGAWWPRSRNVGQEIPPLVTVLTEYLGPITRVGLDASAWNGIPARLIVDGRVVHLDSFPVGDDTVLITRGDNDHFALMVVPPNTTPEAARTAMARAVRADNVTQAAEILLAELPRPTEASGDPA
- a CDS encoding MerR family transcriptional regulator codes for the protein MTADDSYGRLDDDDYPAYTMGRAAEMIGTTQGFLRAIGEARLITPLRSEGGHRRYSRYQLRIAARARELVDQGTPIEAACRIIVLEDQLEEAQRINAEHRRAAEAAAPPASA